Proteins co-encoded in one Coregonus clupeaformis isolate EN_2021a chromosome 5, ASM2061545v1, whole genome shotgun sequence genomic window:
- the LOC121564090 gene encoding alpha-actinin-4 isoform X4 — protein sequence MVDYHASNNQASSGGPSVYMDPREQENDWDRDLLLDPAWEKQQRKTFTAWCNSHLRKAGTQIENIEEDFRDGLKLMLLLEVISGERLPKPERGKMRVHKINNVNKALDYIAGKGVKLVSIGAEEIVDGNAKMTLGMIWTIILRFAIQDISVEETSAKEGLLLWCQRKTAPYKNVNVQNFHISWKDGLAFNALIHRHRPELIDYDKLRKDDPLTNLNNAFEVAEKYLDIPKMMDAEDIVGTLRPDEKAIMTYVSCFYHAFSGAQKAETAANRICKVLAVNQENEHLMEDYEKLASDLLEWIRRTIPWLENRAPEKTMAEMQQKLEDFRDYRRVHKPPKVQEKCQLEINFNTLQTKLRLSNRPAFMPSEGRMVSDINGSWHNLEGAEKGYEEWMLNEIRRLERLDHLAEKFRQKATIHESWTDGKEAMLTQKDYETASLSEVKALLRKHEAFESDLAAHQDRVEQIAAIAQELNELDYYDSPSVNARCQKICEQWDALGSLTQSRRESLERTEKQLESIDELYLEYAKRAAPFNNWMEGAMEDLQDMFIVHNIEEIQGLITAHEQFKSTLPEANKEREAIQAIQAEVQKIAQYNGIKLSGGNPYTTITPKSIDNKWDKVEQLVPQRDRALQEELAKQQSNDHLRRKFATQANIVGPWIQTKMEEIGRISIEMNGTLEDQLVNLREYEQSIIEYKPNIDQLEGDHQLIQEALIFDNKYTAYTMEHLRVGWEQLLTTIARTINEIENQILTRDAKGISQEQLHEYRTSFNHFDKDHSGGLMAEEFKACLISLGYDVENNKTKRTGQMDMDNYRALLVATGNSLGDAEFARIMGIVDPNNSGVVTFQAFIDFMSRETTDTDTADQVIASFKILAADKNFITAEELRRELPPDQAEYCIARMAPYSGPDAKPGALDYMSFSTALYGESDL from the exons ACATTCACGGCCTGGTGCAACTCCCACCTGAGGAAAGCAGGCACGCAGATCGAGAACATCGAGGAGGACTTCAGGGATGGCCTCAAACTCATGCTCCTGCTGGAGGTCATCTCAG GGGAACGGTTACCTAAGCCCGAGAGAGGCAAGATGAGGGTCCACAAGATCAACAACGTCAACAAAGCACTGGACTACATCGCCGGCAAGGGTGTCAAGCTGGTGTCCATCGGTGCAGAGG aAATTGTGGATGGCAACGCCAAGATGACCCTGGGAATGATCTGGACAATCATCCTCCGCTTCGCCATCCAGGACATCTCTGTGGagg AGACTTCTGCCAAGGAGGGCCTGCTCCTGTGGTGCCAGAGGAAGACCGcgccctacaaaaatgtcaacgTGCAGAACTTCCACATCAG CTGGAAGGATGGCCTTGCCTTCAACGCTCTGATCCACAGACACAGGCCAGAGCTCATTGACTACGACAAGCTAAGGAAG GATGACCCCTTGACCAACCTGAACAATGCCTTTGAGGTGGCCGAGAAGTACCTGGACATCCCCAAGATGATGGACGCAGAAG ACATCGTGGGCACGCTGAGGCCCGACGAGAAGGCCATCATGACCTATGTCTCCTGCTTCTATCACGCCTTCTCTGGCGCCCAGAAG GCTGAGACTGCAGCCAATAGGATCTGCAAGGTGCTGGCTGTCAACCAGGAGAATGAGCACCTGATGGAGGACTACGAGAAGCTGGCTAGTGAT CTGTTGGAATGGATCCGCCGGACCATCCCGTGGCTGGAGAACCGGGCTCCAGAGAAGACCATGGCCGAGATGCAGCAGAAGCTGGAGGACTTCCGAGACTACCGCCGCGTCCACAAGCCCCCCAAGGTGCAGGAGAAGTGTCAGCTGGAGATCAACTTCAACACCCTGCAGACCAAGCTGAGGCTGAGCAACAGGCCCGCCTTCATGCCCTCCGAGGGACGCATGGTGTCG GATATCAACGGGTCATGGCACAACCTGGAGGGGGCGGAGAAGGGCTACGAGGAGTGGATGCTCAACGAGATTCGTCGCCTGGAGAGACTTGACCACCTGGCCGAGAAGTTCCGTCAGAAAGCCACCATCCACGAGTCCTGGACCGATG gtAAGGAGGCCATGCTGACCCAGAAGGACTATGAGACTGCTAGCCTGTCGGAGGTAAAGGCTCTGCTGAGGAAACACGAGGCATTTGAGTCTGACCTGGCTGCCCACCAGGACCGTGTGGAGCAGATCGCTGCCATCGCACAGGAACTCAA TGAGCTGGACTACTACGACTCCCCGAGTGTGAACGCCCGCTGTCAGAAGATCTGTGAGCAGTGGGATGCCCTGGGCTCTCTCACCCAGAGCCGCAGGGAGTCTCTGGAG AGGACAGAGAAGCAGCTGGAGTCCATTGACGAGCTGTACCTGGAGTACGCCAAGAGAGCGGCGCCCTTCAACAACTGGATGGAGGGGGCCATGGAGGACCTGCAGGACATGTTCATCGTTCACAACATCGAAGAGATCCAG GGCCTAATCACAGCCCATGAGCAGTTCAAGTCTACCCTCCCAGAGGCCAACAAGGAGCGAGAGGCCATCCAGGCCATTCAGGCGGAGGTGCAGAAGATTGCCCAGTACAATGGCATCAAGCTGAGCGGGGGCAACCCCTACACCACCATCACCCCCAAGAGTATCGACAACAAGTgggacaag GTGGAACAGCTGGTGCCCCAGCGTGACCGGGCCCTGCAGGAGGAGCTGGCCAAGCAGCAGTCCAACGACCACCTGCGCCGCAAGTTTGCCACCCAGGCCAACATCGTCGGGCCCTGGATACAGACCAAAATGGAG gagaTTGGGCGGATATCCATTGAGATGAACGGCACTCTGGAGGACCAGCTGGTGAACCTGAGAGAGTATGAGCAGAGCATCATAGAGTACAAGCCCAACATCGACCAGCTCGAGGGAGACCATCAGCTCATCCAGGAGGCCCTCATCTTCGACAACAAATACACCGCCTACACTATGGAG cACCTGCGGGTGGGCTGGGAGCAGCTCCTCACCACCATCGCCCGCACCATCAACGAGATCGAGAACCAGATCCTGACCCGCGACGCCAAGGGCATCAGCCAGGAGCAGCTGCATGAGTACCGCACTTCCTTCAACCACTTTGACAAG GACCACAGCGGGGGCCTGATGGCTGAGGAGTTCAAGGCGTGCCTGATCAGCCTGGGCTACGATGTGGAGAATAACAAAACG AAACGCACAGGGCAGATGGACATGGACAATTACCGCGCTCTGCTCGTTGCCACTGGAAACAGCCTG GGCGATGCGGAGTTTGCCCGCATCATGGGCATAGTGGACCCCAACAACAGCGGCGTGGTCACCTTCCAGGCCTTCATAGACTTCATGTCCCGGGAGACCACGGACACAGACACAGCCGACCAGGTCATCGCCTCCTTCAAGATCCTGGCTGCAGACAAG aacTTCATCACGGCTGAGGAGCTGAGGCGGGAGCTGCCTCCAGACCAGGCGGAGTACTGCATCGCTCGCATGGCGCCCTACTCGGGCCCCGATGCAAAGCCCGGAGCCCTCGACTACATGTCCTTCTCCACCGCCCTCTACGGGGAGAGTGACCTCTAA
- the LOC121564090 gene encoding alpha-actinin-4 isoform X5, with translation MVDYHASNNQASSGGPSVYMDPREQENDWDRDLLLDPAWEKQQRKTFTAWCNSHLRKAGTQIENIEEDFRDGLKLMLLLEVISGERLPKPERGKMRVHKINNVNKALDYIAGKGVKLVSIGAEEIVDGNAKMTLGMIWTIILRFAIQDISVEETSAKEGLLLWCQRKTAPYKNVNVQNFHISWKDGLAFNALIHRHRPELIDYDKLRKDDPLTNLNNAFEVAEKYLDIPKMMDAEDIVNTARPDEKAIMTYVSSFYHAFSGAQKAETAANRICKVLAVNQENEHLMEDYEKLASDLLEWIRRTIPWLENRAPEKTMAEMQQKLEDFRDYRRVHKPPKVQEKCQLEINFNTLQTKLRLSNRPAFMPSEGRMVSDINGSWHNLEGAEKGYEEWMLNEIRRLERLDHLAEKFRQKATIHESWTDGKEAMLTQKDYETASLSEVKALLRKHEAFESDLAAHQDRVEQIAAIAQELNELDYYDSPSVNARCQKICEQWDALGSLTQSRRESLERTEKQLESIDELYLEYAKRAAPFNNWMEGAMEDLQDMFIVHNIEEIQGLITAHEQFKSTLPEANKEREAIQAIQAEVQKIAQYNGIKLSGGNPYTTITPKSIDNKWDKVEQLVPQRDRALQEELAKQQSNDHLRRKFATQANIVGPWIQTKMEEIGRISIEMNGTLEDQLVNLREYEQSIIEYKPNIDQLEGDHQLIQEALIFDNKYTAYTMEHLRVGWEQLLTTIARTINEIENQILTRDAKGISQEQLHEYRTSFNHFDKKGNSGGSKKWTRLDHSGGLMAEEFKACLISLGYDVENNKTGDAEFARIMGIVDPNNSGVVTFQAFIDFMSRETTDTDTADQVIASFKILAADKNFITAEELRRELPPDQAEYCIARMAPYSGPDAKPGALDYMSFSTALYGESDL, from the exons ACATTCACGGCCTGGTGCAACTCCCACCTGAGGAAAGCAGGCACGCAGATCGAGAACATCGAGGAGGACTTCAGGGATGGCCTCAAACTCATGCTCCTGCTGGAGGTCATCTCAG GGGAACGGTTACCTAAGCCCGAGAGAGGCAAGATGAGGGTCCACAAGATCAACAACGTCAACAAAGCACTGGACTACATCGCCGGCAAGGGTGTCAAGCTGGTGTCCATCGGTGCAGAGG aAATTGTGGATGGCAACGCCAAGATGACCCTGGGAATGATCTGGACAATCATCCTCCGCTTCGCCATCCAGGACATCTCTGTGGagg AGACTTCTGCCAAGGAGGGCCTGCTCCTGTGGTGCCAGAGGAAGACCGcgccctacaaaaatgtcaacgTGCAGAACTTCCACATCAG CTGGAAGGATGGCCTTGCCTTCAACGCTCTGATCCACAGACACAGGCCAGAGCTCATTGACTACGACAAGCTAAGGAAG GATGACCCCTTGACCAACCTGAACAATGCCTTTGAGGTGGCCGAGAAGTACCTGGACATCCCCAAGATGATGGACGCAGAAG ACATTGTGAACACTGCCCGTCCGGATGAGAAAGCCATAATGACCTATGTGTCCAGTTTCTACCATGCCTTCTCTGGAGCCCAGAAG GCTGAGACTGCAGCCAATAGGATCTGCAAGGTGCTGGCTGTCAACCAGGAGAATGAGCACCTGATGGAGGACTACGAGAAGCTGGCTAGTGAT CTGTTGGAATGGATCCGCCGGACCATCCCGTGGCTGGAGAACCGGGCTCCAGAGAAGACCATGGCCGAGATGCAGCAGAAGCTGGAGGACTTCCGAGACTACCGCCGCGTCCACAAGCCCCCCAAGGTGCAGGAGAAGTGTCAGCTGGAGATCAACTTCAACACCCTGCAGACCAAGCTGAGGCTGAGCAACAGGCCCGCCTTCATGCCCTCCGAGGGACGCATGGTGTCG GATATCAACGGGTCATGGCACAACCTGGAGGGGGCGGAGAAGGGCTACGAGGAGTGGATGCTCAACGAGATTCGTCGCCTGGAGAGACTTGACCACCTGGCCGAGAAGTTCCGTCAGAAAGCCACCATCCACGAGTCCTGGACCGATG gtAAGGAGGCCATGCTGACCCAGAAGGACTATGAGACTGCTAGCCTGTCGGAGGTAAAGGCTCTGCTGAGGAAACACGAGGCATTTGAGTCTGACCTGGCTGCCCACCAGGACCGTGTGGAGCAGATCGCTGCCATCGCACAGGAACTCAA TGAGCTGGACTACTACGACTCCCCGAGTGTGAACGCCCGCTGTCAGAAGATCTGTGAGCAGTGGGATGCCCTGGGCTCTCTCACCCAGAGCCGCAGGGAGTCTCTGGAG AGGACAGAGAAGCAGCTGGAGTCCATTGACGAGCTGTACCTGGAGTACGCCAAGAGAGCGGCGCCCTTCAACAACTGGATGGAGGGGGCCATGGAGGACCTGCAGGACATGTTCATCGTTCACAACATCGAAGAGATCCAG GGCCTAATCACAGCCCATGAGCAGTTCAAGTCTACCCTCCCAGAGGCCAACAAGGAGCGAGAGGCCATCCAGGCCATTCAGGCGGAGGTGCAGAAGATTGCCCAGTACAATGGCATCAAGCTGAGCGGGGGCAACCCCTACACCACCATCACCCCCAAGAGTATCGACAACAAGTgggacaag GTGGAACAGCTGGTGCCCCAGCGTGACCGGGCCCTGCAGGAGGAGCTGGCCAAGCAGCAGTCCAACGACCACCTGCGCCGCAAGTTTGCCACCCAGGCCAACATCGTCGGGCCCTGGATACAGACCAAAATGGAG gagaTTGGGCGGATATCCATTGAGATGAACGGCACTCTGGAGGACCAGCTGGTGAACCTGAGAGAGTATGAGCAGAGCATCATAGAGTACAAGCCCAACATCGACCAGCTCGAGGGAGACCATCAGCTCATCCAGGAGGCCCTCATCTTCGACAACAAATACACCGCCTACACTATGGAG cACCTGCGGGTGGGCTGGGAGCAGCTCCTCACCACCATCGCCCGCACCATCAACGAGATCGAGAACCAGATCCTGACCCGCGACGCCAAGGGCATCAGCCAGGAGCAGCTGCATGAGTACCGCACTTCCTTCAACCACTTTGACAAG AAGGGAAACTCAGGTGGGAGTAAGAAATGGACTAGACTT GACCACAGCGGGGGCCTGATGGCTGAGGAGTTCAAGGCGTGCCTGATCAGCCTGGGCTACGATGTGGAGAATAACAAAACG GGCGATGCGGAGTTTGCCCGCATCATGGGCATAGTGGACCCCAACAACAGCGGCGTGGTCACCTTCCAGGCCTTCATAGACTTCATGTCCCGGGAGACCACGGACACAGACACAGCCGACCAGGTCATCGCCTCCTTCAAGATCCTGGCTGCAGACAAG aacTTCATCACGGCTGAGGAGCTGAGGCGGGAGCTGCCTCCAGACCAGGCGGAGTACTGCATCGCTCGCATGGCGCCCTACTCGGGCCCCGATGCAAAGCCCGGAGCCCTCGACTACATGTCCTTCTCCACCGCCCTCTACGGGGAGAGTGACCTCTAA
- the LOC121564090 gene encoding alpha-actinin-4 isoform X6, which yields MVDYHASNNQASSGGPSVYMDPREQENDWDRDLLLDPAWEKQQRKTFTAWCNSHLRKAGTQIENIEEDFRDGLKLMLLLEVISGERLPKPERGKMRVHKINNVNKALDYIAGKGVKLVSIGAEEIVDGNAKMTLGMIWTIILRFAIQDISVEETSAKEGLLLWCQRKTAPYKNVNVQNFHISWKDGLAFNALIHRHRPELIDYDKLRKDDPLTNLNNAFEVAEKYLDIPKMMDAEDIVGTLRPDEKAIMTYVSCFYHAFSGAQKAETAANRICKVLAVNQENEHLMEDYEKLASDLLEWIRRTIPWLENRAPEKTMAEMQQKLEDFRDYRRVHKPPKVQEKCQLEINFNTLQTKLRLSNRPAFMPSEGRMVSDINGSWHNLEGAEKGYEEWMLNEIRRLERLDHLAEKFRQKATIHESWTDGKEAMLTQKDYETASLSEVKALLRKHEAFESDLAAHQDRVEQIAAIAQELNELDYYDSPSVNARCQKICEQWDALGSLTQSRRESLERTEKQLESIDELYLEYAKRAAPFNNWMEGAMEDLQDMFIVHNIEEIQGLITAHEQFKSTLPEANKEREAIQAIQAEVQKIAQYNGIKLSGGNPYTTITPKSIDNKWDKVEQLVPQRDRALQEELAKQQSNDHLRRKFATQANIVGPWIQTKMEEIGRISIEMNGTLEDQLVNLREYEQSIIEYKPNIDQLEGDHQLIQEALIFDNKYTAYTMEHLRVGWEQLLTTIARTINEIENQILTRDAKGISQEQLHEYRTSFNHFDKDHSGGLMAEEFKACLISLGYDVENNKTGDAEFARIMGIVDPNNSGVVTFQAFIDFMSRETTDTDTADQVIASFKILAADKNFITAEELRRELPPDQAEYCIARMAPYSGPDAKPGALDYMSFSTALYGESDL from the exons ACATTCACGGCCTGGTGCAACTCCCACCTGAGGAAAGCAGGCACGCAGATCGAGAACATCGAGGAGGACTTCAGGGATGGCCTCAAACTCATGCTCCTGCTGGAGGTCATCTCAG GGGAACGGTTACCTAAGCCCGAGAGAGGCAAGATGAGGGTCCACAAGATCAACAACGTCAACAAAGCACTGGACTACATCGCCGGCAAGGGTGTCAAGCTGGTGTCCATCGGTGCAGAGG aAATTGTGGATGGCAACGCCAAGATGACCCTGGGAATGATCTGGACAATCATCCTCCGCTTCGCCATCCAGGACATCTCTGTGGagg AGACTTCTGCCAAGGAGGGCCTGCTCCTGTGGTGCCAGAGGAAGACCGcgccctacaaaaatgtcaacgTGCAGAACTTCCACATCAG CTGGAAGGATGGCCTTGCCTTCAACGCTCTGATCCACAGACACAGGCCAGAGCTCATTGACTACGACAAGCTAAGGAAG GATGACCCCTTGACCAACCTGAACAATGCCTTTGAGGTGGCCGAGAAGTACCTGGACATCCCCAAGATGATGGACGCAGAAG ACATCGTGGGCACGCTGAGGCCCGACGAGAAGGCCATCATGACCTATGTCTCCTGCTTCTATCACGCCTTCTCTGGCGCCCAGAAG GCTGAGACTGCAGCCAATAGGATCTGCAAGGTGCTGGCTGTCAACCAGGAGAATGAGCACCTGATGGAGGACTACGAGAAGCTGGCTAGTGAT CTGTTGGAATGGATCCGCCGGACCATCCCGTGGCTGGAGAACCGGGCTCCAGAGAAGACCATGGCCGAGATGCAGCAGAAGCTGGAGGACTTCCGAGACTACCGCCGCGTCCACAAGCCCCCCAAGGTGCAGGAGAAGTGTCAGCTGGAGATCAACTTCAACACCCTGCAGACCAAGCTGAGGCTGAGCAACAGGCCCGCCTTCATGCCCTCCGAGGGACGCATGGTGTCG GATATCAACGGGTCATGGCACAACCTGGAGGGGGCGGAGAAGGGCTACGAGGAGTGGATGCTCAACGAGATTCGTCGCCTGGAGAGACTTGACCACCTGGCCGAGAAGTTCCGTCAGAAAGCCACCATCCACGAGTCCTGGACCGATG gtAAGGAGGCCATGCTGACCCAGAAGGACTATGAGACTGCTAGCCTGTCGGAGGTAAAGGCTCTGCTGAGGAAACACGAGGCATTTGAGTCTGACCTGGCTGCCCACCAGGACCGTGTGGAGCAGATCGCTGCCATCGCACAGGAACTCAA TGAGCTGGACTACTACGACTCCCCGAGTGTGAACGCCCGCTGTCAGAAGATCTGTGAGCAGTGGGATGCCCTGGGCTCTCTCACCCAGAGCCGCAGGGAGTCTCTGGAG AGGACAGAGAAGCAGCTGGAGTCCATTGACGAGCTGTACCTGGAGTACGCCAAGAGAGCGGCGCCCTTCAACAACTGGATGGAGGGGGCCATGGAGGACCTGCAGGACATGTTCATCGTTCACAACATCGAAGAGATCCAG GGCCTAATCACAGCCCATGAGCAGTTCAAGTCTACCCTCCCAGAGGCCAACAAGGAGCGAGAGGCCATCCAGGCCATTCAGGCGGAGGTGCAGAAGATTGCCCAGTACAATGGCATCAAGCTGAGCGGGGGCAACCCCTACACCACCATCACCCCCAAGAGTATCGACAACAAGTgggacaag GTGGAACAGCTGGTGCCCCAGCGTGACCGGGCCCTGCAGGAGGAGCTGGCCAAGCAGCAGTCCAACGACCACCTGCGCCGCAAGTTTGCCACCCAGGCCAACATCGTCGGGCCCTGGATACAGACCAAAATGGAG gagaTTGGGCGGATATCCATTGAGATGAACGGCACTCTGGAGGACCAGCTGGTGAACCTGAGAGAGTATGAGCAGAGCATCATAGAGTACAAGCCCAACATCGACCAGCTCGAGGGAGACCATCAGCTCATCCAGGAGGCCCTCATCTTCGACAACAAATACACCGCCTACACTATGGAG cACCTGCGGGTGGGCTGGGAGCAGCTCCTCACCACCATCGCCCGCACCATCAACGAGATCGAGAACCAGATCCTGACCCGCGACGCCAAGGGCATCAGCCAGGAGCAGCTGCATGAGTACCGCACTTCCTTCAACCACTTTGACAAG GACCACAGCGGGGGCCTGATGGCTGAGGAGTTCAAGGCGTGCCTGATCAGCCTGGGCTACGATGTGGAGAATAACAAAACG GGCGATGCGGAGTTTGCCCGCATCATGGGCATAGTGGACCCCAACAACAGCGGCGTGGTCACCTTCCAGGCCTTCATAGACTTCATGTCCCGGGAGACCACGGACACAGACACAGCCGACCAGGTCATCGCCTCCTTCAAGATCCTGGCTGCAGACAAG aacTTCATCACGGCTGAGGAGCTGAGGCGGGAGCTGCCTCCAGACCAGGCGGAGTACTGCATCGCTCGCATGGCGCCCTACTCGGGCCCCGATGCAAAGCCCGGAGCCCTCGACTACATGTCCTTCTCCACCGCCCTCTACGGGGAGAGTGACCTCTAA
- the LOC121564090 gene encoding alpha-actinin-4 isoform X1: MVDYHASNNQASSGGPSVYMDPREQENDWDRDLLLDPAWEKQQRKTFTAWCNSHLRKAGTQIENIEEDFRDGLKLMLLLEVISGERLPKPERGKMRVHKINNVNKALDYIAGKGVKLVSIGAEEIVDGNAKMTLGMIWTIILRFAIQDISVEETSAKEGLLLWCQRKTAPYKNVNVQNFHISWKDGLAFNALIHRHRPELIDYDKLRKDDPLTNLNNAFEVAEKYLDIPKMMDAEDIVNTARPDEKAIMTYVSSFYHAFSGAQKAETAANRICKVLAVNQENEHLMEDYEKLASDLLEWIRRTIPWLENRAPEKTMAEMQQKLEDFRDYRRVHKPPKVQEKCQLEINFNTLQTKLRLSNRPAFMPSEGRMVSDINGSWHNLEGAEKGYEEWMLNEIRRLERLDHLAEKFRQKATIHESWTDGKEAMLTQKDYETASLSEVKALLRKHEAFESDLAAHQDRVEQIAAIAQELNELDYYDSPSVNARCQKICEQWDALGSLTQSRRESLERTEKQLESIDELYLEYAKRAAPFNNWMEGAMEDLQDMFIVHNIEEIQGLITAHEQFKSTLPEANKEREAIQAIQAEVQKIAQYNGIKLSGGNPYTTITPKSIDNKWDKVEQLVPQRDRALQEELAKQQSNDHLRRKFATQANIVGPWIQTKMEEIGRISIEMNGTLEDQLVNLREYEQSIIEYKPNIDQLEGDHQLIQEALIFDNKYTAYTMEHLRVGWEQLLTTIARTINEIENQILTRDAKGISQEQLHEYRTSFNHFDKKGNSGGSKKWTRLDHSGGLMAEEFKACLISLGYDVENNKTKRTGQMDMDNYRALLVATGNSLGDAEFARIMGIVDPNNSGVVTFQAFIDFMSRETTDTDTADQVIASFKILAADKNFITAEELRRELPPDQAEYCIARMAPYSGPDAKPGALDYMSFSTALYGESDL; this comes from the exons ACATTCACGGCCTGGTGCAACTCCCACCTGAGGAAAGCAGGCACGCAGATCGAGAACATCGAGGAGGACTTCAGGGATGGCCTCAAACTCATGCTCCTGCTGGAGGTCATCTCAG GGGAACGGTTACCTAAGCCCGAGAGAGGCAAGATGAGGGTCCACAAGATCAACAACGTCAACAAAGCACTGGACTACATCGCCGGCAAGGGTGTCAAGCTGGTGTCCATCGGTGCAGAGG aAATTGTGGATGGCAACGCCAAGATGACCCTGGGAATGATCTGGACAATCATCCTCCGCTTCGCCATCCAGGACATCTCTGTGGagg AGACTTCTGCCAAGGAGGGCCTGCTCCTGTGGTGCCAGAGGAAGACCGcgccctacaaaaatgtcaacgTGCAGAACTTCCACATCAG CTGGAAGGATGGCCTTGCCTTCAACGCTCTGATCCACAGACACAGGCCAGAGCTCATTGACTACGACAAGCTAAGGAAG GATGACCCCTTGACCAACCTGAACAATGCCTTTGAGGTGGCCGAGAAGTACCTGGACATCCCCAAGATGATGGACGCAGAAG ACATTGTGAACACTGCCCGTCCGGATGAGAAAGCCATAATGACCTATGTGTCCAGTTTCTACCATGCCTTCTCTGGAGCCCAGAAG GCTGAGACTGCAGCCAATAGGATCTGCAAGGTGCTGGCTGTCAACCAGGAGAATGAGCACCTGATGGAGGACTACGAGAAGCTGGCTAGTGAT CTGTTGGAATGGATCCGCCGGACCATCCCGTGGCTGGAGAACCGGGCTCCAGAGAAGACCATGGCCGAGATGCAGCAGAAGCTGGAGGACTTCCGAGACTACCGCCGCGTCCACAAGCCCCCCAAGGTGCAGGAGAAGTGTCAGCTGGAGATCAACTTCAACACCCTGCAGACCAAGCTGAGGCTGAGCAACAGGCCCGCCTTCATGCCCTCCGAGGGACGCATGGTGTCG GATATCAACGGGTCATGGCACAACCTGGAGGGGGCGGAGAAGGGCTACGAGGAGTGGATGCTCAACGAGATTCGTCGCCTGGAGAGACTTGACCACCTGGCCGAGAAGTTCCGTCAGAAAGCCACCATCCACGAGTCCTGGACCGATG gtAAGGAGGCCATGCTGACCCAGAAGGACTATGAGACTGCTAGCCTGTCGGAGGTAAAGGCTCTGCTGAGGAAACACGAGGCATTTGAGTCTGACCTGGCTGCCCACCAGGACCGTGTGGAGCAGATCGCTGCCATCGCACAGGAACTCAA TGAGCTGGACTACTACGACTCCCCGAGTGTGAACGCCCGCTGTCAGAAGATCTGTGAGCAGTGGGATGCCCTGGGCTCTCTCACCCAGAGCCGCAGGGAGTCTCTGGAG AGGACAGAGAAGCAGCTGGAGTCCATTGACGAGCTGTACCTGGAGTACGCCAAGAGAGCGGCGCCCTTCAACAACTGGATGGAGGGGGCCATGGAGGACCTGCAGGACATGTTCATCGTTCACAACATCGAAGAGATCCAG GGCCTAATCACAGCCCATGAGCAGTTCAAGTCTACCCTCCCAGAGGCCAACAAGGAGCGAGAGGCCATCCAGGCCATTCAGGCGGAGGTGCAGAAGATTGCCCAGTACAATGGCATCAAGCTGAGCGGGGGCAACCCCTACACCACCATCACCCCCAAGAGTATCGACAACAAGTgggacaag GTGGAACAGCTGGTGCCCCAGCGTGACCGGGCCCTGCAGGAGGAGCTGGCCAAGCAGCAGTCCAACGACCACCTGCGCCGCAAGTTTGCCACCCAGGCCAACATCGTCGGGCCCTGGATACAGACCAAAATGGAG gagaTTGGGCGGATATCCATTGAGATGAACGGCACTCTGGAGGACCAGCTGGTGAACCTGAGAGAGTATGAGCAGAGCATCATAGAGTACAAGCCCAACATCGACCAGCTCGAGGGAGACCATCAGCTCATCCAGGAGGCCCTCATCTTCGACAACAAATACACCGCCTACACTATGGAG cACCTGCGGGTGGGCTGGGAGCAGCTCCTCACCACCATCGCCCGCACCATCAACGAGATCGAGAACCAGATCCTGACCCGCGACGCCAAGGGCATCAGCCAGGAGCAGCTGCATGAGTACCGCACTTCCTTCAACCACTTTGACAAG AAGGGAAACTCAGGTGGGAGTAAGAAATGGACTAGACTT GACCACAGCGGGGGCCTGATGGCTGAGGAGTTCAAGGCGTGCCTGATCAGCCTGGGCTACGATGTGGAGAATAACAAAACG AAACGCACAGGGCAGATGGACATGGACAATTACCGCGCTCTGCTCGTTGCCACTGGAAACAGCCTG GGCGATGCGGAGTTTGCCCGCATCATGGGCATAGTGGACCCCAACAACAGCGGCGTGGTCACCTTCCAGGCCTTCATAGACTTCATGTCCCGGGAGACCACGGACACAGACACAGCCGACCAGGTCATCGCCTCCTTCAAGATCCTGGCTGCAGACAAG aacTTCATCACGGCTGAGGAGCTGAGGCGGGAGCTGCCTCCAGACCAGGCGGAGTACTGCATCGCTCGCATGGCGCCCTACTCGGGCCCCGATGCAAAGCCCGGAGCCCTCGACTACATGTCCTTCTCCACCGCCCTCTACGGGGAGAGTGACCTCTAA